The Candidatus Omnitrophota bacterium genomic interval TTTAAGATTTCAGAACTTCTTACCAAAGATGATGTTACGATGATAAAGAATCCCGGTGAAAAAAATATGGAGATTATCGTAAAGAAGGGTAAAGAGATAGTCCGGTATAAAGCTAAAGAGGGCAAAGGAAAAGGCCGGGGCAAGCGTGTGGGTGTGGCCTATGAACTGGAAAACGGCCAGATTATTTATGTGCCGGAGTAAGGGGATTAAGAATTGAAAAAGTTGAAAAATAGATATATTATTATCGGAATTATCGTTTTATTGGGCCTGGGTTTTATTTATTCTAAATTTGTCGGTCCCACCA includes:
- a CDS encoding DUF2149 domain-containing protein — encoded protein: MKKKGIFTHRLRGSDDDPLSGMANLFDLAMVFAVALMVAMVSYFKISELLTKDDVTMIKNPGEKNMEIIVKKGKEIVRYKAKEGKGKGRGKRVGVAYELENGQIIYVPE